One part of the Macrobrachium rosenbergii isolate ZJJX-2024 chromosome 3, ASM4041242v1, whole genome shotgun sequence genome encodes these proteins:
- the LOC136828227 gene encoding pro-resilin-like — MALKAILVAALAVTSVLADAPPSYRTPAPSYGAPSPSYQAPTPAYRPPSPSYNAPAPAGPARYDFNYAVKDDYSGNDFGHQEARDGYDTKGTYYVQLPDGRLQKVTYYVNGDSGYVAEVSYQGEAQYPQYQSSGGYKPAPKPLYA, encoded by the exons ATGGCTCTGAAG GCAATCCTCGTGGCTGCTTTAGCAGTTACTTCAGTCCTTGCTGATGCTCCACCTTCCTATAGAACTCCTGCTCCTTCCTATGGAGCACCCTCTCCCTCTTATCAAGCTCCAACTCCTGCctacagaccaccttcaccttcTTATAATGCTCCAGCTCCAGCG gGTCCAGCTCGGTACGACTTCAACTACGCCGTGAAGGACGATTACTCTGGAAACGACTTCGGACACCAGGAGGCTCGAGATGGCTACGACACCAAGGGAACTTATTACGTGCAGCTTCCCGACGGCCGCCTGCAGAAGGTCACATACTACGTCAACGGCGACTCTGGGTACGTGGCCGAAGTCTCCTACCAAGGAGAGGCTCAGTACCCTCAGTATCAGTCCTCCGGAGGATACAAGCCTGCCCCTAAACCGTTGTACGCCTAA
- the LOC136855710 gene encoding cuticle protein 21-like: MSYYLLFTSRLNVILFLAAIAAVSADSVPSYQGPAPSYNAPRPSYNAPAPVGPAQYNFNYAVKDDYTGNDFGHEEGRNGYDTQGSYYVQLPDSRLQKVDYVVKGDSGYLAQVSYQGEAQYPQYQPSQGYQPAPKVIVLLAVMAVASADSVPSYRAPAPSYHAPAPTGPAQYNFNYAVKDDYSGNDFGHEEGRNGYDTQGSYYVQLPDGRLQKVDYVVKGDSGYLAQVNYQGEAQYPRYQPSQGYQPAPKVGYA; encoded by the exons gTAATTTTGTTCTTGGCTGCCATTGCAGCCGTCTCAGCTGATTCCGTTCCATCCTACCAGGGTCCTGCTCCATCCTACAATGCTCCTCGTCCATCTTACAATGCTCCAGCTCCAGTT GGCCCAGCTCAGTACAACTTCAACTACGCCGTGAAGGACGACTACACCGGCAACGACTTCGGACACGAGGAAGGTCGCAACGGATACGACACACAAGGCAGCTACTACGTTCAGCTCCCCGACAGTCGACTCCAGAAGGTGGATTACGTCGTCAAGGGGGACTCCGGTTACTTGGCTCAAGTCAGCTACCAGGGCGAGGCTCAGTATCCCCAATATCAGCCTTCTCAGGGATACCAACCTGCACCCAAA GTAATCGTCCTCTTAGCTGTCATGGCCGTTGCCTCAGCCGACTCTGTCCCATCCTATCGCGCTCCTGCTCCATCCTACCATGCTCCGGCTCCCACA GGCCCAGCTCAGTACAACTTCAACTACGCCGTGAAGGACGACTACTCCGGCAACGACTTCGGACACGAGGAAGGTCGCAACGGATACGACACCCAAGGCAGCTACTACGTGCAGCTCCCCGACGGTCGACTCCAGAAGGTTGATTACGTCGTCAAGGGCGACTCTGGTTACCTGGCACAAGTCAACTACCAGGGTGAGGCTCAGTATCCCAGATATCAGCCTTCTCAGGGATACCAACCTGCACCAAAAGTAGGATACGCTTAA
- the LOC136855800 gene encoding cuticle protein 19.8-like encodes MAVATADSVPSYRAPAPSYHAPAPAGPAQYNFNYAVKDDYSGNDFGHEEGRNGYDTQGSYYVQLPDGRLQKVDYVVNGDSGYLAQVNYQGEAQYPRYQPSQGYQPAPKVGYA; translated from the exons ATGGCTGTTGCCACAGCCGACTCTGTCCCATCCTATCGCGCTCCTGCTCCATCCTACCATGCTCCGGCTCCCGCG GGCCCAGCTCAGTACAACTTCAACTACGCCGTGAAGGACGACTACTCCGGCAACGACTTCGGACACGAGGAAGGTCGCAACGGATATGACACCCAAGGCAGCTACTACGTGCAGCTCCCCGACGGTCGACTCCAGAAGGTTGATTACGTCGTCAATGGCGACTCTGGTTACTTGGCACAAGTCAACTACCAGGGTGAGGCTCAGTATCCCAGGTATCAGCCTTCTCAAGGATACCAACCTGCACCAAAAGTAGGATACGCTTAA